The nucleotide window GTTCTACGCTGAtagacattttgagttttaggGTTAttgaatatgtatttatgtacagTTTTTGTGTACTTCATCTTTctgatttgattcattttatatGTCAGGTTTGGGTAGACAATTGCATGTGTGTCTTCCCAATTTAGTACGCTGTTTACTTAACAGAATGTACTGTTGCTGAATAAATAAGCAGGCATTGAGAGTGACGGGGTCACTCTTAAAGAATGTGTTAAAAGCCAAGGATcaaaagaaaaggctgtttttaCCCCATTCAATATCAAGAAACCCCTGTGAGCAGCTGAATTCTGCACTTATTATTTTATCACATGAATGAATCACCCAAAAAACTATTCCAAGATGAGACAACCTAactttttaataaagaaaagtcAGACAGCAGCGTCAGATAATATTCTGTTATTTACCTCTATTAAAGAAAGACCTCAAAATACTAAATGTCTCAAATCATGATATAAGTATTTCTATAACAATTATGTTCACATTAAACAATCATGTTGCACTATGAATAGAATATGAAGTTATTTCCTTAAGACACTGACACaactttaaaagtaaaacagtagcaaaatattattacaaataattatattattattgctTGTTTCTTACTTTCTGTGTTCAAGAAATAACTACTCTATAACGAGTAAAAGCATTTGCTATTAAGTCATATTAAGTCACGACTGCAGGTTTCCTTTGTGAAGCAGATCGTATGGACAATCCACTTTTCTGTTTaacacattttgtcatttaattGACAAATTATGGCCAATTACTAAAGAGTTCCGTTGAGTCTGCAGAGGAAAAGGATATAACCTGAGTTTTTATTTCTTGTATATtaacatgttttcttcttcatgtttaAAACCACTGTATAGTGTTCTGCTGTTAAGGAACACTCAACCCAACAATCTACTTATTTTTAAGGCTTTACCTTATTTCATTGCAGGTTCCCAAACTTCCATGGAGGTTAATATTGCATAGCGTTAGACTGTTTTTATTATATTCTTAATTCACTGAGCCTCAATCATAGAACCAATTTACAAAAAGTATCACTGTGTTGGACAGAATTATCATTGCCATCACGGTATCTGTGTTTATATGGGTTATTTGAAGTTTTAAACAAAAGCTTCTCAGGTACAACTGCTGTTTACACATCATTGACTCTGATGTTGTAGATACACTTGTTATGCacataaaatgtccttttaatgGTAAAAACCTTAAGGAAAGGTCAGATTGTGTTTCAACGTGAGTAGTGTTAGTGCGGGTTTCCTTCTACTAAAATTCATGCAAAGTgaaacaaaatttaaaaaaacatgttgcaaAGTAGCAGATATGTATACTTGTGCGTAGACTAAAAGTCAACACTGCATGACGTTTGATATTAATTTgtatgaaaaaatgtttttttcttaagaGGCCTTTCTGGTGAAGAATTTAGCATTTTTGGTTGCTTTGAAGAAAGAATATGAGATGTAATGACTATACACATGTTGACTATACCTATAGTCTTATTTACTGATGAACTAGCCCCTTAGACTTTATTCACGAGGAGGTCGCTCTTAAATTACCCAAACATTTCTTTCTGGCAGGCCAGAATATCAAATGGCTTAAATTTCAACCTgattgtgaaataaataacaaagttgTGACACGATAGTCTATTTGTTTCTCACCATTGTTCTAACTGGGTTTATGTTTAAATCGAGCCATTAAATATGAAGCAAACTGAGTGTGTTGATCTTTTTTGTGTTCTCTTAAAAGCATTCAAAAGTAAAGGAAAAATCAAGATATGATTTTATTACATATGCCTCATTACGTTTCAACACAAAACTTCACTTACATAAATAAGCAAATTACAGTTTGAGGTTGACCCTATTGTGGTATTTCAGGTATGGATCGTTGACAAACCAGTTCCTCCTTTTCCAAAAAGAGGTGGTCATTTTATCCAAAAGCTTGCTCTGTGTTTTGTTGCAGAATACGTGCTCCCTCAGACGCTTACGTCGGGGAGGACTCTTCTTCCACAGCTTCTTCTTGTATCCAGCCTGGACAGATTGGAAAAGTTATTAACTGTAAtcttaccaaaatatgtcatgttTAACCCCCAAAACCTACCAAGAATCTACCACCATAGGAAAATGTAAATCAATTTCTTCTCAAAAATAGGTTCTCTCttaatgtcatttaaatttGAGGGATTCTGCCCGTGTGCTTCAAAAGCACCTACAGAATGTTCTTTATCCCATTATCTATCTTTATCTACCCATGGCATTTTATACACTTTAGagttatgaaaataaataaatagaaagcaCTTGTCAGGTGAAAGAAAAGGATTTGGCAGTTCACAGTTAATGACACATACCTTGCGTCGGATCCACAGGTCACAATGCAGCCTCATGAAGCGGTCTGTCACGGATTTGACggtcttcctcttccccttcttcAGACTGAAATAGGTTAGACTTCTGCTTGGTTGTTGAGTCAGACCTGGGATGAGTGGCAATAACCTGCAGAGAGATAAATCAGAAGAATTGTTCATGAAAGAAAGGTTCAATTCACTGAAATTACAGGACAAGTCATCATAACTGAACACTAAGTTTGTTGCATTTTGGTCCATTTTTTGCTCAGTCCAGATACAAATGTCATGTCATTTTGATTGTACAGCTGTACTTGGAGGCATTACCTTTTTTTGCACATCCACAGAATGTAATTTTAACACTGATTCTGTTGCCacgaaaacataacatcatAAAGAAAATATGATAGCATTAAGATTCCCCATAAATAGAGCAAAGCCCCCcgctcaaaaaaacaaaacatttgtttcaatAGACATCGCATGTTACAATGAGGTGGTTTGGCGTAATGCATCATTCTCAGGTATACTTCCGTGCCCTTTACCGTTGTAGGATGTTGTACCGGGGTGTCGGAGAGGCTGCGGCCCGCAGAGGAGCGAGGGCTGCGGCAGAGCTGCAGACGGGCTGGATGAGGCTGGAGAGCTTACAGAGACGTGGTGCCTTGGAGCACAGGGAGACCGACAGCGGCCTCAGCAGCCCTGTCCGGCACAAGGACAACACGAAAACACATGAGACGAGACGTGGAAATCCTAGCTAGCACTGATGCTAGTTGCGGCAACCTTCTGTAATCTTTGCTTTCAAACTACATAATTTATCAAAATCAGAAGACGGACGTAATTACTAAATATTTACGGACTGAGGAGAGTGAAAAGAGTGTGTATGATTGTCAAATTGTAGATACACACCAGACACCCTTCTTGCCAAGGCGGCCGCCATCTTTCTTTCCTGACAGCTGACGTAAGTACGGAGCCCcgtttggacacatttcaaCTGTATCGCATTCAACGGTAACGACACATTAACGCCACCTAGGAATGGTTAGAGGCCTGATTTGTAGCCGGGCTTCCGAAAATGTATTATAGGTAAATGAAGATTTCGATTCCTTTTTTATTGCTATTGTATAATTCTAATCAGCCTAGTTAAGAGGAAATAATCAGACTTTTGACCCAAGTACGTTTGTTTCCCACTGAACTTTTATATTATTAAAGTGTGAGCCTATATGTGATATGTGTTGTAAAAGGCATATAATAAACTTTCCAACATGTTGTAAAgctgcactctctctctctttctactcCACGGTCGTCACACTCTGTAAACATGTTTAGCTGATCCAGAGATGTGCCATTAGTCACTGTCTCCTGTTGGATGTGGAAATAATTGTTTAGTGCTGTGAGACCATACCACAGAGAGACATTTCTCAGCCTTCTCTATCTGGTAAACCGTGCAGTATCAACTGAATAAATATTTTGCTCCTATCCCCTTTGACATTAGAGTTAAACTGCCCCGTAATTGGAAATTGTATGGAAACATTAATGTTATTGAATATCTAATCAGTCATATCCTTCTATGTCTTGTCAAAACGTCTGCTGGTGTTACAAAAAAgaagggcaaaaaaaacaataaagaaatgataCAAGCTTTGTTGTTCTTCAAATGAGCACAGAAAAGTGTGTAATTCAGCTTAAGCCACAATTGAAATTTATTTTCTTACATCATATAAACATACAACTATaatcttaaaaaacaaataaccaaaaaCATTAAGCAAAGGTATCAATTAATCAACACACAGCATAATGTgctattaaatgcatttaaaaccaaGGTACCAACCATATATTATGAGGACCTCTCTGTAACTGCGGAACTACACAAGTTAATGGAGGCATCCACAAGTCTACCGTTACTTAAGTGCAAAGTAAATCAGTTAtctcttttttaaaaagtgctATTCATAAGAGAGAGAGGTTCCCACCAAGTCAAGGCATGCGTCTCGTTTTCACCGTTCCAGCATATCTCTCACAATCTAATAACATAGTTTACGGATggagtgtgtttgtatctgaCTGGGACAACTGTAACAGTGTCAAGCTACAAGAACTCACAAAAACTTTTGTTTCTCAATAATATATTCAAACTTAAAAAAGATGATGGCTTTTCAAAGTACCGTCAAAGcatcagtccttttgttttcagttgGGACCGACGTGAAGATAGGATTTAACACGGTTTTGGGAAAGCTAGGACGCGTTCCTTTGGTTCACCAGCCGGCATATACAGGTTCTGCATCACAGGGCATCCCGTAGTACCGACCCTGAGGTCGCTCTTTGCGTAGTAGGGGAGCTCGGGCTACAGACAGCTCTCCGTCTGTGTCTTTCCGTCTACGTAGGACCATTAAAATGATGAAGAGCAGGGCCACTGAGGAAACAGAGATGAAAAACCTTATTACACACAAAGAGAGCACTGATATGTCAGCGTgattcttatttcatttaatgatGTCCTTTGTGCATGAAGTGGTCTCATTGTAAGAGGGGGAAACATCAGTTTACAGTGTGCAAATGTGTTACTGTTTGTGTGACAGTGTTTAGATAAACCGTTTTCCAATTAAACTGTTTTACAgtaatcacttttttttgtatttcatgaTTAATATATGCGGAGGAGACTAAGGTTAGAATTAACTTGATTAGTCTACACTTTTATAGTTGGA belongs to Gasterosteus aculeatus chromosome 15, fGasAcu3.hap1.1, whole genome shotgun sequence and includes:
- the mrpl35 gene encoding large ribosomal subunit protein bL35m, which translates into the protein MAAALARRVSGLLRPLSVSLCSKAPRLCKLSSLIQPVCSSAAALAPLRAAASPTPRYNILQRLLPLIPGLTQQPSRSLTYFSLKKGKRKTVKSVTDRFMRLHCDLWIRRKAGYKKKLWKKSPPRRKRLREHVFCNKTQSKLLDKMTTSFWKRRNWFVNDPYLKYHNRVNLKL